From the genome of Gemmatimonas phototrophica, one region includes:
- a CDS encoding sialidase family protein, producing the protein MFVPHVVDLDVRGVGAPVYRIPALAVTRRGTLLAAYDARPTMADVPSNIALVLRRSTDGGRSWGPRETVRRDTVPYGYGDPSFVVDHHTGRVFLFHVASIRQGFFGSSTGNRDDDPNILHVDVSASDDEGQTWQHRRLTSQVKDPTWGGLFGSSGAGVQLAVGKHRGRLLQPVVIKRAEGVYAASLISDDHGATWRMGALVGPGMDEHELVELPDGTVRLDSRARPFRLVADSHDGGVTYSTPRPDSLRVDPANNAGLLAIGQGARRALLFSNTGDRAERQRLTVRLSCDNGRTWPFSKVMVPGPSAYSTMALLDEHTVGMLYERGSYDAISFVRFPANWLGTCR; encoded by the coding sequence TTGTTCGTCCCGCACGTGGTGGATCTCGATGTCCGGGGCGTCGGCGCGCCAGTCTATCGAATTCCGGCCCTTGCAGTCACGCGACGCGGAACGTTACTCGCCGCCTACGATGCTCGCCCCACCATGGCCGATGTCCCCAGCAACATTGCCCTCGTGTTACGACGCAGCACCGATGGCGGGCGCAGCTGGGGGCCTCGTGAGACCGTGCGTCGCGACACCGTTCCGTACGGATATGGCGATCCGAGTTTCGTGGTCGATCACCACACCGGACGCGTATTTCTCTTTCACGTAGCGTCCATTCGCCAGGGCTTCTTTGGCAGCAGCACCGGTAATCGTGATGACGATCCGAACATCCTGCACGTTGATGTCAGTGCCTCGGACGATGAGGGCCAGACGTGGCAGCATCGACGGCTCACCTCTCAGGTGAAAGATCCGACGTGGGGCGGGCTGTTCGGATCGTCGGGAGCGGGGGTGCAGCTGGCGGTCGGAAAGCATCGCGGCCGGCTGCTGCAGCCGGTGGTGATCAAGCGGGCAGAGGGCGTGTATGCCGCATCGCTGATCAGCGATGACCACGGCGCCACGTGGCGGATGGGCGCACTCGTTGGCCCGGGCATGGACGAGCATGAACTCGTGGAACTCCCCGACGGGACCGTGCGTCTCGACTCGCGGGCCCGTCCCTTTCGTCTCGTGGCCGACTCCCACGATGGTGGCGTGACCTACAGTACACCGCGGCCAGATTCCCTGCGGGTGGATCCGGCCAACAACGCGGGGCTGCTGGCCATAGGACAGGGCGCGCGTCGAGCGCTGCTGTTCAGCAACACGGGCGACCGCGCCGAGCGTCAACGGCTGACGGTGCGGCTGTCGTGCGACAACGGACGCACCTGGCCATTCAGCAAGGTGATGGTGCCCGGCCCCTCGGCGTATTCCACCATGGCGCTCCTCGATGAACACACCGTGGGGATGCTCTACGAGCGTGGCTCGTACGACGCCATCAGCTTCGTGCGCTTTCCCGCCAACTGGCTGGGGACCTGTCGTTGA
- a CDS encoding PAS domain-containing protein codes for MSAATRATPTGIERPFALEEIIVSKTDLKGHITYANDIFVRVSGYEEHELIGQPHAVIRHPEMPRAVFKLLWDTVESGRELFAYVNNMARNGDHYWVLAHVTPSYDREGKIVGYHSNRRVPEKSALAKVIPLYDALRAAERRHSDRKDGLVASTAMLEGVLAQAGMSYHEWVWTL; via the coding sequence ATGTCCGCCGCCACACGCGCGACGCCGACCGGCATCGAACGCCCGTTTGCGCTTGAAGAGATCATTGTCTCCAAAACCGATCTCAAAGGGCACATCACCTATGCCAACGACATCTTCGTCCGGGTGTCAGGGTACGAGGAGCACGAGCTGATCGGCCAGCCGCACGCCGTCATCCGTCATCCGGAGATGCCGCGGGCCGTTTTCAAACTGCTCTGGGACACCGTTGAGTCAGGGCGCGAACTGTTCGCCTATGTGAACAACATGGCGCGCAATGGGGATCACTACTGGGTGCTGGCCCATGTCACCCCGTCCTATGATCGCGAAGGGAAAATCGTGGGGTATCACTCCAATCGCCGTGTCCCCGAGAAGAGTGCACTGGCCAAAGTGATTCCGCTGTACGATGCGCTCCGCGCGGCTGAACGCCGCCATAGTGACCGAAAAGATGGACTCGTGGCGTCAACCGCGATGCTGGAAGGCGTCCTCGCACAGGCGGGCATGTCATATCACGAGTGGGTCTGGACTCTCTGA
- a CDS encoding methyl-accepting chemotaxis protein, translating to MIIELDTLATVTAERDALRAELAALHDGIARIVDVCERTAEGDLEPRVLGIPRDGPLGGLSSGINRLLDLTDAFVREARASLQHASREQYWRRVLERGLPGTYRGAARLINEATDQMSAKTQQLKNAEISRLRLADEFEAAIKVVVDNVAAAATEARATAESLLGTADHTTTRSTIVAAAAEETSRSMDAVAAASEEIAATVSHIEGQSRQGLDVAGEAVMAARHAGAVVTGLAQASGQISRVVKLITDIASQTRLLALNANIEAARAGEYGRGFAVVASEVKTLATRTGDATGEIEKQVHDIQKATNDAVEAIESIGGAISRMHDVSSSVNESVQSQRLATDDITRNIHEAATGTREVTVSISAVSQSAADTSTAAGHLSQASGELSRMAELLQQEVARFLAGVRSGTSQAT from the coding sequence ATGATCATCGAACTCGACACGTTGGCCACTGTCACCGCGGAGCGGGATGCGCTGCGCGCCGAGTTGGCGGCGCTGCACGACGGCATCGCGCGGATCGTTGACGTCTGCGAGCGTACCGCGGAAGGCGATCTGGAACCCCGAGTGCTGGGGATCCCGCGCGATGGCCCTCTGGGTGGATTATCCAGCGGGATCAATCGACTGCTGGACTTGACGGACGCCTTTGTGCGGGAGGCGCGGGCGTCGCTGCAACACGCCAGCCGCGAACAGTACTGGCGGCGCGTGCTGGAACGCGGATTGCCCGGTACCTACCGTGGCGCGGCGCGGTTGATCAACGAAGCCACCGATCAGATGTCCGCCAAGACACAGCAGCTCAAGAACGCGGAGATCTCACGCCTGCGGCTGGCCGATGAGTTTGAAGCGGCGATCAAGGTGGTGGTGGATAATGTTGCTGCGGCTGCCACCGAAGCACGGGCCACCGCGGAATCACTCCTGGGCACGGCGGATCACACCACGACCCGTTCTACCATCGTAGCGGCGGCGGCGGAAGAGACCAGCCGCAGCATGGATGCCGTAGCAGCCGCCAGTGAAGAGATTGCGGCAACCGTGAGCCATATTGAGGGACAGTCCCGTCAGGGGCTCGACGTGGCTGGCGAAGCAGTGATGGCCGCGCGACATGCGGGTGCCGTGGTCACGGGCCTGGCGCAGGCGTCGGGGCAGATCTCTCGTGTGGTAAAGCTGATTACCGATATCGCGAGTCAGACGCGCCTGTTGGCGCTCAACGCCAACATTGAGGCGGCACGCGCGGGCGAATACGGGCGCGGTTTTGCCGTCGTCGCCAGCGAAGTGAAGACGCTGGCGACGCGCACCGGCGATGCCACGGGCGAGATCGAGAAACAGGTCCACGACATTCAGAAGGCCACCAACGATGCGGTCGAGGCCATTGAATCGATTGGTGGCGCCATCAGCCGTATGCACGATGTGTCGTCGTCGGTCAACGAGTCTGTGCAGAGTCAGCGCCTGGCCACCGACGACATCACGCGCAACATCCACGAGGCGGCGACCGGCACGCGCGAGGTGACGGTCAGTATATCGGCCGTGTCACAGTCGGCGGCCGATACGAGTACCGCCGCAGGGCACCTGTCGCAGGCGTCCGGTGAACTGTCCCGTATGGCCGAGCTGTTGCAACAGGAAGTGGCGCGGTTCCTGGCGGGCGTGAGGAGCGGAACGTCCCAAGCGACGTGA
- a CDS encoding prolyl oligopeptidase family serine peptidase produces the protein MRPFLLWCCAMAVMAVMAPGTLPAQGRAADYQRSDSLNKRFQGLAVGMTETPRWVSDTRFWYRVSAPGGFRFVLADAAARRTAPLFDHARVAAALSHDTVTFTPVTLPFSVVTLEGDSAFTVVVERMLWRCALPDTRCIKVGPAPLPEGGPRGGARAPDVHDSLPDEGPSPEEQEAREEVSRLFQPPVRGQQDTPRKSPDGALEATVRQFNVYTRRVTGPDTAWQPLSYDGRESSPYSAASIRWSPDSRKLVAWRVTPGDRRMVKYVLSSPADQLQPRDTARFYEKPGDARDLREPVLFDLASRRAILIAQTHFPTPYSISQPAWRNDSRAISFEYNERGHQRYRIIEADAESGETRVVLEEQASTFIYYNTTNDGLSSGKRYRFDIGDGAEVLWMSERDGWNHLYLMDGATGAVKQQITKGAWVVRHVQRVDTVSRQIWFSGNGRNSGEDPYLLHYYRVNFDGSGLVDLTPAIGNHAVTWSNDFAYFVDQYSQVNTAPITELRRADGTLVMPLEQADLSALVRAGWRAPEVFVAKARDGVTDIWGVMFRPTNFDPRKRYPVIENIYAGPQGSFVPKSFSVMNGMRSLAELGFIVVQMDGMGTSNRSKAFHDVAHKNLADAGFPDRIRWHQAAAARFPWYDASRVGIYGTSAGGQNVMGGMLFHPAFYKAAFSAAGCHDNRIDKMWWNEQWMGWPIGPQYAASSNTEHAAKLQGKLLLVVGEYDTNVDPASTLQVVNALIKANKTFDLLVIPNADHTSGGPYGDRKRNDFFVHHLMGLEPPDRNRAADQARK, from the coding sequence ATGCGCCCGTTCCTTCTGTGGTGTTGTGCGATGGCCGTGATGGCTGTGATGGCGCCGGGTACGCTGCCCGCGCAGGGGCGCGCTGCGGATTACCAGCGTTCCGACAGTTTGAACAAGCGGTTCCAGGGGCTCGCCGTTGGCATGACCGAAACGCCGCGCTGGGTGTCCGACACCCGCTTCTGGTATCGTGTCTCCGCGCCGGGCGGCTTTCGCTTTGTGCTGGCCGATGCCGCCGCGCGCCGCACGGCGCCGCTCTTTGATCACGCCAGAGTAGCAGCCGCGCTCTCCCACGATACCGTGACGTTCACGCCGGTCACGCTGCCGTTTTCGGTGGTAACTCTGGAGGGCGACAGTGCCTTCACGGTTGTGGTGGAGCGCATGCTGTGGCGTTGCGCCCTGCCCGACACGCGCTGCATCAAGGTGGGACCGGCCCCATTGCCTGAAGGAGGCCCTCGCGGCGGCGCCCGCGCGCCGGACGTGCATGATTCGTTACCCGACGAGGGTCCTTCGCCGGAAGAGCAGGAGGCACGGGAGGAAGTCTCCCGGCTGTTCCAGCCACCGGTACGCGGGCAGCAGGACACGCCACGCAAGAGTCCAGATGGCGCTCTGGAGGCGACCGTACGCCAGTTCAATGTGTACACCAGGCGCGTGACGGGCCCGGATACCGCGTGGCAGCCACTCAGTTACGATGGCCGCGAGTCGTCGCCGTATTCGGCCGCGTCTATCCGCTGGTCTCCCGACAGCCGGAAGCTGGTGGCGTGGCGGGTCACCCCCGGCGATCGCCGCATGGTGAAGTATGTGCTCTCGTCGCCGGCCGATCAGTTGCAGCCACGTGATACGGCACGCTTCTACGAGAAACCCGGCGATGCCCGCGATCTGCGCGAACCCGTGCTGTTCGACCTCGCGTCGCGTCGCGCCATTCTCATTGCGCAGACCCACTTTCCCACTCCGTATTCCATTTCGCAGCCTGCGTGGCGCAATGATTCCCGCGCCATCTCGTTTGAGTACAACGAACGCGGGCATCAGCGATATCGCATCATCGAAGCCGACGCGGAGTCGGGCGAAACGCGTGTCGTGCTCGAAGAGCAGGCCAGCACGTTCATCTATTACAACACGACGAACGATGGACTTTCATCGGGGAAGCGCTACCGGTTTGACATCGGTGACGGCGCCGAAGTGCTCTGGATGTCCGAGCGGGATGGCTGGAATCATTTGTACCTCATGGATGGCGCCACGGGTGCCGTGAAGCAGCAGATCACCAAGGGGGCGTGGGTCGTGCGCCACGTGCAGCGCGTTGACACGGTGAGCCGGCAGATCTGGTTCTCCGGCAACGGACGCAACAGTGGCGAAGATCCGTACCTCCTGCACTATTATCGCGTGAACTTCGACGGCTCCGGACTGGTGGATCTGACTCCCGCCATTGGCAATCATGCGGTGACCTGGTCGAATGACTTTGCCTATTTCGTGGATCAGTACTCACAGGTGAATACCGCGCCGATTACTGAGCTGCGCCGCGCCGATGGGACGCTCGTGATGCCGCTGGAACAGGCCGACCTGTCGGCGCTTGTGCGGGCCGGCTGGCGCGCCCCCGAGGTGTTCGTGGCCAAAGCGCGCGATGGGGTGACGGATATCTGGGGGGTGATGTTCCGCCCCACGAATTTTGATCCGCGAAAGCGCTACCCCGTCATTGAGAACATCTATGCCGGACCGCAGGGATCGTTCGTCCCCAAAAGCTTCAGTGTCATGAACGGCATGCGTTCGTTGGCCGAGTTGGGCTTCATCGTGGTGCAGATGGACGGCATGGGGACCTCCAATCGTTCCAAGGCCTTCCACGATGTCGCGCACAAGAATCTGGCCGATGCCGGCTTCCCTGATCGCATTCGCTGGCATCAGGCCGCGGCCGCACGCTTTCCCTGGTATGATGCCTCACGCGTCGGGATCTACGGCACCTCCGCCGGTGGTCAGAACGTCATGGGAGGCATGCTGTTCCATCCTGCCTTCTACAAGGCCGCGTTCTCGGCCGCCGGCTGCCATGACAACCGCATCGACAAGATGTGGTGGAATGAGCAATGGATGGGATGGCCAATTGGCCCGCAGTACGCGGCGAGCTCAAACACCGAGCATGCGGCCAAGCTCCAGGGGAAGTTGCTGCTGGTGGTGGGAGAATACGACACCAACGTGGATCCGGCGTCCACCCTGCAGGTGGTCAATGCCCTCATCAAGGCCAACAAGACCTTTGATCTGCTGGTCATTCCCAACGCCGATCACACCAGCGGTGGCCCCTATGGTGACCGCAAGCGCAACGATTTCTTTGTGCACCATCTGATGGGACTGGAACCACCGGATCGTAATCGTGCCGCAGATCAGGCCCGCAAGTGA
- a CDS encoding MFS transporter — MTLPQSLARARWSTRAQFMHLGIIAGLFGAHVPSMAARYAFNEQRIALALLAATAGSVSMLLLAGRIIARMGARATTIVAGWTFCLSLMALLQLPSPWLVYPVMCALGAGESLYDIAINAEGSMLEILGGRAVLSGFHAMFSVGAMLGAGAAAVMFRWQVPPSMQLLAVGMVVAAGLSVAARGMLPMHPPAPSGDAHFAWPTGLLLMIGLLILSGMMAEGVMYNWSVLYVQQELGALPERAAMAYVSFSGATALMRFAGDWVRARVPERTIVMTGALLASVAMGIVLLARSEMAALVGFAFVGVGLATVVPILYNASTKVPGVSRAAAIASASSIGYVGFMIGPPLVGGIAHAASLSWALCTLIGASLILMLGATRIPLGGGRATSPP; from the coding sequence ATGACGCTCCCCCAGTCGCTGGCCCGTGCCCGGTGGTCTACCCGCGCGCAGTTCATGCACCTCGGAATCATTGCCGGCCTGTTTGGCGCGCACGTTCCGTCCATGGCGGCGCGGTATGCCTTCAACGAGCAGCGCATTGCCCTGGCGCTGCTGGCGGCGACGGCCGGTTCCGTGAGCATGCTTCTGCTGGCGGGGCGCATCATTGCGCGGATGGGGGCACGGGCCACCACCATCGTGGCGGGATGGACGTTCTGTCTGTCGCTCATGGCCCTGCTGCAACTACCCTCGCCGTGGCTGGTCTATCCGGTCATGTGTGCGCTCGGCGCTGGCGAAAGCCTTTACGATATTGCCATCAACGCCGAGGGCTCCATGCTGGAGATTCTCGGCGGACGGGCGGTGTTGAGTGGTTTTCACGCAATGTTCAGCGTGGGGGCGATGTTGGGCGCTGGTGCTGCGGCCGTGATGTTCCGCTGGCAGGTGCCGCCGTCCATGCAGCTGCTGGCCGTCGGGATGGTGGTCGCTGCCGGGCTGTCGGTGGCGGCGCGCGGCATGTTGCCCATGCATCCGCCGGCGCCCTCGGGCGATGCGCACTTCGCCTGGCCCACGGGGCTGCTGCTCATGATCGGTTTGCTCATTCTCTCGGGGATGATGGCCGAGGGGGTGATGTACAATTGGAGTGTGTTGTACGTGCAGCAGGAGTTGGGGGCGTTGCCGGAGCGGGCCGCTATGGCGTACGTCAGTTTTTCGGGGGCCACGGCGCTCATGCGCTTCGCCGGGGATTGGGTGCGGGCGCGAGTGCCGGAGCGAACGATCGTGATGACCGGGGCGCTGCTGGCGTCTGTCGCCATGGGTATCGTGCTGTTGGCGCGCAGTGAAATGGCGGCGCTGGTGGGGTTCGCTTTCGTAGGCGTGGGGTTGGCTACGGTGGTGCCCATTTTGTACAACGCGTCGACCAAGGTACCGGGCGTCAGTCGCGCCGCCGCCATCGCGTCGGCGTCGTCCATTGGCTACGTGGGGTTCATGATCGGTCCGCCGTTGGTGGGCGGCATTGCGCATGCCGCCAGCCTCTCCTGGGCGTTGTGCACGCTCATTGGCGCCAGCCTCATTCTGATGTTGGGGGCCACCCGGATTCCCCTTGGCGGCGGGCGCGCCACGAGCCCGCCATGA